A single region of the Eulemur rufifrons isolate Redbay chromosome 8, OSU_ERuf_1, whole genome shotgun sequence genome encodes:
- the GUCA2A gene encoding guanylin, whose amino-acid sequence MNTFLLSMLCLLGAWAALAEGVTVQDGDFSFSLESVKKLKGLREPQELRSGKFWKLTSTPGESVVPVLCSNLEFPEELKPLCEEPNAQEILERMEAIAADPSTCEICAYAACTGC is encoded by the exons ATGAACACCTTCCTGCTCTCCATGCTCTGCCTCCTCGGGGCCTGGGCCGCCCTGGCAGAGGGGGTCACTGTGCAG GATGGagatttctccttttctctggaGTCAGTGAAGAAGCTCAAAGGCCTCCGGGAGCCCCAGGAGCTCAGGAGTGGGAAATTCTGGAAGCTTACATCCACGCCTGGTGAATCTGTGGTTCCCGTTCTCTGTAGCAACCTGGAGTTTCCAGAAGAACTCAAGCCTCTCTGCGAGGAGCCAAACGCCCAGGAGATCCTTGAGAGGATGG AGGCCATCGCTGCGGACCCGAGCACATGTGAGATCTGTGCCTACGCTGCCTGTACCGGATGCTAG